The following are encoded together in the Myxococcales bacterium genome:
- the coaD gene encoding pantetheine-phosphate adenylyltransferase, with protein sequence MSKLAVYPGSFDPITNGHVDLIKRAHCVFENLIVAVAVNPRKKTLFTAAERIELIREALGNTKIRVESFDDLLIHYLNRVGAKVVIRGLRAISDFDYEFQMAITNRNLQPNVETLCLMASEPYIYLSSRMVKEIVFFGGDVSSMVPPNVLQRLKEKVDQVQQEHLS encoded by the coding sequence ATGTCCAAGCTAGCCGTTTATCCGGGAAGCTTCGATCCGATCACCAACGGGCACGTCGATCTGATCAAGCGCGCGCATTGCGTGTTCGAAAACCTGATCGTCGCCGTGGCCGTCAATCCACGCAAAAAGACCTTGTTCACCGCCGCCGAACGGATCGAATTGATCCGGGAAGCGTTGGGCAACACAAAAATCCGCGTCGAGAGCTTCGACGATCTGTTGATCCATTACCTGAACCGCGTCGGCGCCAAGGTGGTGATCCGCGGGCTGCGCGCGATTTCCGATTTCGACTACGAATTCCAGATGGCCATCACCAACCGCAATCTGCAGCCCAACGTCGAAACCCTTTGCCTGATGGCCAGCGAACCGTACATTTACCTGTCTTCCCGCATGGTCAAGGAAATCGTTTTCTTCGGCGGCGACGTCTCCAGCATGGTGCCGCCGAATGTCCTGCAACGGCTGAAAGAAAAAGTCGATCAGGTGCAGCAGGAACACCTGTCCTAG
- the rsmD gene encoding 16S rRNA (guanine(966)-N(2))-methyltransferase RsmD — protein sequence MVQWAEGPVRREDEALRITGGSLRGRRIHTPASRHLRPALERVREAIFSILLSRLPDARVLDAFAGTGLLGLECLSRGAAEVVFVEQHRPTAGYLEELLAEWRLADRARVMTADFIRAAHHLGKDGPFDLVFLDPPYPKHLLVEALQATAAGRLVKPEGLVIVKRHPKEALTAPAAFAVYDERRYGDSMVTFFKLRMEGETCPS from the coding sequence ATGGTACAATGGGCTGAGGGGCCGGTTCGCCGGGAGGACGAAGCATTGCGCATCACCGGCGGGAGTTTGCGGGGCAGGCGGATTCACACACCCGCGTCTCGACATTTGCGGCCGGCGCTGGAACGGGTTCGCGAGGCTATTTTCAGCATTCTGTTGTCGCGCCTGCCCGACGCCCGGGTGCTGGACGCCTTTGCCGGAACGGGGTTGTTGGGCCTGGAGTGCCTGTCGCGCGGCGCGGCCGAAGTGGTTTTCGTGGAGCAGCATCGGCCCACCGCCGGCTATCTGGAGGAGTTGCTCGCGGAATGGCGGCTGGCCGACCGCGCCCGGGTGATGACCGCGGATTTCATCCGCGCCGCACACCACTTGGGAAAGGATGGTCCGTTCGACCTGGTTTTTCTGGATCCGCCGTATCCGAAACACCTGCTGGTCGAAGCGCTCCAGGCGACCGCCGCCGGCCGGCTGGTCAAGCCGGAGGGGCTGGTGATCGTCAAGCGGCATCCGAAAGAGGCGTTGACCGCCCCGGCGGCGTTTGCGGTGTATGACGAGCGCCGCTACGGCGATTCCATGGTGACCTTTTTCAAATTGCGAATGGAAGGGGAAACATGTCCAAGCTAG